ctaattggaccaaccaaaaattataaaaaaaattggtaagtagatatatgagtataaattcggggaaaatttacggatttgggtttcgagttttataactcgagatatgaattatttagcaactatgatgcagttggacagcttgtctgaaaagtatgatataaatgatctaaatttggttaagtgctcaaataattttagtagtgccttgtgctcgactccggcaacggtctcgggtaaggggcgttacatgtGGCGCCTTATGAGCTGTAGAGATACGCTCTGTTATAGAGTTTTAAGCGCTAAATATTTCCCGGACGGGGATGTTCTCCATCCTAAGCAGATTGACAAGCCCTCCTTCACGTGGCAAAGCATTTTTAAAGCTGCTAGTATTTTGTATGAGGGTTTTGGTTGGACTGTAGGCCGTGGGGATAAGATTAATATTTGGCGCGACAACTGGGGCTTTGAAGGGCTGTCGGGTGCCTCGATTAGACTGAATAGGCAGGAGGTCCACGAGAATAAGGTGAGTGACCTGTTAAATAGCGAGAGAGACAGTTGGAATGCGATCAGGATTTTTGATATATATGGTGAATTCTTGGGGGACCAAATATGCAAAATTCTCCTTTTCCATAATAGCCCTAATGACTATCGTATTTGGTACCATAACCCTTTCGGTTTCTACTCCACCAAGTCGGCTTACTCTTGGATGACGCTGAAGCATGTGGGGTACGGCCCTCATCGGATTTTTTGGAGAGTGGCCTGGAAAATTCAAACTCTcccgaaaataaaatttttttgctgGCGGTTAGGGCATGATATTCTTCCTACGTATGAGAGAATTTTTAGCATTCGGCAGGAGGTCAGCTGTATTTGCCCGAGATGTGGTAGCGATAAGGAGACCCTCATCCATGCCATGAGAGATTGTCCGAAGGCTAGGGAGGTTCTGGTCTATGGTGGTTTAAATAATAAACTCCTCAAAGGCAATTACAGTAGGTGTGTGGACTGGATCGAGGATGTCGCTCGCATGCTGGACAAGAAGGCGTTCACTGACTTGATTTCGGTGTTGTGGAACATTTGGAACAGCCGGAATAATAAAGTCTTTCATGACAAGGAGGATGGTGCCATGGTTACCTGGGATAGAGCTGCTGCCTTAAGTCGTGATTTCCGCATATTTAACCTTTTAGACAGGCCGTTGATCCCGAAACCGGAGAGAGAGCATGGTTGGAGGAAGCCCGACCAAGGTACGGTCAAAATAAACTTtgattgtaacagcctaattttcagtggtgtcagaacagtgatttgagatcactaaattctacaaatgagtaggaaatattattaatttagtgagtataagttaaatgtgaagttagggaaaaaaaatttaaaatagtgaatagcgtactaaaaataaatattaaaataattagaatcgaaaaacGAGGTATTaagacctcgggaattttaaatcgagccataaatatttttataaatatttatggagcgttaataagttagtattaaagtttcgtcaagaaattttaaagttctaatagttaattgaacaaaaaggactaaattgtatcaaatgcaaaattgtgagaaatgattaaatagcttaaatgataaaagaaagagggtttaaaaggcaaatagacccaaggtctctttgggctggacggcaaggcatgaaatcagcaagaaaataaggagaattaagggaaaaattggaaaattgcaaaatttacttaataaagctaggactaaagtggaattatctagatttctctttatttttctgcattctcatcagcaaaaacaccatggaagagttccttcaagctggtttttcatatttttacttcaagtaagttcaattcttgattatttcttgaaatttttgtttttttgtgacttttacaactaggtccacttgttgaattcattagtttttaattctatgaaagaaattgaaagtttctatgaatatgtgctagaactatatgatgatttgggatggaattagagctttaaattgtttatatgctgattttattgaaagaattgaatagaaagtgaatgtttaggacctaattgtaaaagagtttgaagttaaagtttcatgtggaaattctgaatttcaatagttatgaaataacttctaatgtctaggaaaagtattaattgagaaaattatcttaattgaggggttaattgagtaaggactgaattgtatgaattgtgaaatttgggaaaaaatggaaatcaacaccttgcactaaaactgttttggacagtagcagtagtctaacttttaaaaatcaccaaaaattttagaaatggaattagaggatgaataaaatatgaaattaaagcttattgagtctagtttcttatagaagaaattatgtaagcaatggaattgtaaatcatgagatatgataaattttgtgagacaaggtcagaatgattttgggttcccctattctgaatttgaaaaatcatcaaaaattggataaaaacaattaggggcttaaatttatatttttagaatcttgaatgagtctattttcaataaaaacaaacgaggacatcattcgaattctgtacgagaagataattaatttttagtgaagaagggtcggaactgtcagacagcagaacaggggagacttcaatgaataaattgtattaattggaccaaccaaaaattatgaaatttttatggcaagaaaacatatgagtctattttctgggaaaatttatggatcttaatttcgagttctgtagctcaagataaaaatgatttagtgactatgacacggatggacagcttgaatattcacataagtaaatagtgaaaattatggatgatgttacttacaagtgtgttatttatactaaggatgtggatggagaggaggaggaggaaaagtaaatatatatatatgaatgacttgatcacatgcccgattataatcgataaatgttgaattagaaatgatataatgttttatttggaatatttattatgaaattatgaatatcgttataatacaaaaatcatacttgtgagtttgtataactaaattttagtgaccatttgttaattttatgaatttcatgatgtgttattttatgtgtattgatgataaaattgcGAATAAtgtaaaaacatgaaaattgaataaatgatcaaattgagcattacaattcagtgacaagatgaattgaaggaaaagaccatggttggaccatggcaacaagtgataagtgatagcttcggctacacttatctgatcaatgacaagtgaaagtgataagtgatagcttcggctacacttatctgatcaaggacaaatgaaagtgataagtgatagcttcggctacacttatctgatcaaggacaaatgaaagtgataagtgatagcttcggctacacttatttgatcaaggataagtgaaagtgataagtgatagcttcggctacacttatctgatcaaggacaaatgaaagtgataagtgatagcttcagctacacttatctgatcaaggacaaatggcAAGTAAAAAGTGGTaacttcggctacctgatcaatgaaaagtgatagcttcggctatctgATCATCGGCTACTTGattagtgaaaaatggtagctccggctacctgatcagtgaatagtgatagcttcggctacaagtgacaagtgatttctgtgtaagaccatatttgggataagACATCGATGTGATATGTGTATAAAATGCAAGACCATAGATGAGCTATGACATTCTAGTGAAAAGACCATAGCTATGCTATGACATCAGCGATTGTCAGTGAAATTCAGTGCATACCGGTGCAGACCAATTCcgtaagatgttcactaatttgaaaaagtttggtaagtattacatggaattatgtgacatAAGAAAATACGAGTTGATGAGACATGAGCATAAAACCCGATTGATGAATgagttcatttgtgattatatatttctacgccttgagtgtattatccgtatgaattggtattccaaatgagttaatgagaaaacttctagtatgaaataatctgagttcgaaatgaaatatcatgaaaacgtacctgaaatacattggtatgtcttgtatatgctatttgaattcatgaatgtggaaagtaaatgtatgtggaaataagagatgatgatatctgtacatggaatttattgatgaatacgtacatccaaatttatatgatagattttagtgtacattgaaattgggctcaataagtgatttggcaatttaaATCGTGATTGGCAGGAAGAGTTAGTGAATTGtatatttatgaattgttacacGTATTTGTCTGAAATACGAGGAAGTGATGGTAATTGATACATGTAAATTTgagactatgatatatatataaaaacatggaatatatttgataaatgtgtttatttataactACGGAATTATGTACCTGATGTGTgttatttgcataaagatgatatttcaaagactttagtgaataaagcttaaatacgaaatagtatgaaatcgagaaaagttgttatgaaaatgtatttaaattatctataagtgtttcgtgcttctcggtaatgcctcgtactctattccagcgacagatacgggtaggGGTTGTTACATTGATGCTAGTACAAAAGGGGGAAAGATCTGTTTCGGTATTGTGGCCAGGGACCATGAAGGTTTCGTTCTTGGCGGTCGTGCGGGTGTGTTGGAGAAGAAAGTTAACGCCGAATGTGCCGAGCTGCATGCGCTGGAGGAAAGCATTACTTTCGCACAGACTAGAAGCTGGCcgaagctgatttttgaatcGGATAGCGTGGGCTTGATCAACCGGCTCAATAAAACAAAGATTGACTATTCTACTACGGGCCATCACATCAAGGACATCATCAATAATTTGAAACAATGCTGTAATTTTAGATTTAGTTTTGCTTGGGTCCCGCGTGCATGTAATAAAGTTGCGGATGGTCTTTGTACTTGGGCTAATATTCAGAATTGCTGTACGGATTTTGATAGGATTATCCTTCGGAAATCCATGATTTTGTTTTAAGTGATGCTATAAATTGAGGTTGACCTTCGggtctttttatcaaaaaaaaaagaaattcgaGTCACACAATCTCTAACACCAATCAGCAACTCATGTACCAAGTTTGTATCATCATCTTGTGATAAATACGGAAACATAGAAATCACTTCTACTTTGCCAAGCAACCTCCAGATTCGACATCAGCTCTACAGAGTTCCCAAAGCTGCCATCACcaatatcaaatattaattaaaccTACCACACGACGAGAACTTACCATGATTAATGTATTGCTCGGACCCCTCGGCTGTCTCAGAGTATCCAGTATGCACAGTCACTTTCGGTCATCACTGCATTCACATATAACAGAACCACATCGACGTTTGGGTCCAAttccttcaactcttttaatggATTCATTTTACACGGAATACACCAAACTCCATTGCCAGATGCTCTTAACCAGATCTATACTACTATAAATCCGAGTCCTAGCTTGTGCATATCCACTCTTTTGTTTACGCCGGAAGTGGACGAAGATATTTCAAGAAAGTATAAATGTCCATTCAAAAATCGGGACCATTCAACAGGATATATACTCCTTTCAGCGTGGAATTTTTATAACCAACTCACTGTCTCATCATCCTATCCATCCATCACTCTACAGATTGGCTCGTCATGCGGCGTCTATTTAGACCCATAGGGATTGGCACTCTTCTATTATCACTACTACATACACCTAATGCTAATGTATGATAGTATGTTTCTTTTATACATTtacccccaaaaaataaaaaggtttttaaGGATAAATCAAATTGTTTACTGGTTTgggaaataaatataatattctaTCTAAGATAAAAGAGCAAAAGTTAAAGAAAAACTTACATTAGAGAAAGTATCATATTGTGTTATCAGTTGATAATTTATACATTACtaatacattaaatatttttagtaaaaaaattaaatactaaaccCTTTTTCTGTGAAGTATATGTATTAGCTGGATGAGTACATTCAACATTTTTTAATTCTATAAAATAGCAATTATATGATGGGGAATAAgacattctttttttcttttatctaaaGTAAAGAAGttgttgaacaaaaaaaaaaaaacctaggtAAAGGGGTTGTCCAGTGTTGAACTTGTGAGTCTGTGACATCATGTCAACAAAGAATTAAGGTAAATGATAACTTAATTGGTTGAATAGCAAAATATTTCCATTAATTTGAACTCTTAATTAATAATAGGATTACACTTTGAATTTGGATAATTTGGTCTTCCTTTTTACAAAAAATAAGATATTTGTTTTTTAgccaccattaattttaaatattcacaTACATCTTGTTAATTAGTGAGGTAAACAAAGAAGGATGATGATGGTAAATAAAAAGGGGAGGAGAGGTGAAAGTTGAGAAAGAGGTTATTGTTTATAGAAAAGTAAGAGAATTTAGAAAGAAGATATGTCTGCGTAAGTATTTGTGAGTTGTTTGTATGGTCCTTTTATAGTAGGATGTAAATTTGAATACGTGTCTTAATGTCACCAATATAGACTGATTTGATACTCTTAGCAGTGACGATAGTGCCACATTTTAGGATGTGACATTTTAGGGTGACTAGCAATTAACTATCTTAGGCCTCCGTGTGGTCCCTATATAGTCTTAATGAAGATGTCCCTTTCCAAAGTTCATCGAGTTAAGGTTCACAAATTAACCCTGAGTCCGTAGCATCATTGGTTCAATTAAAAGATACATGTCTAGTTCTCTATGAGTACATTGTAATAAAAACACCATTAGATTAATCATATTGCATACCtattatgtgagaaaaaaaaacaataaaaactttcgaagcagtgatgatttttttatagaatataaatatttttattaaaaataaataaaaatcaaatgaagtaATAACCTTTTATGTGTATAACAAATAATTAGATTGATGAAGTATCTAGATTTTTTGAGTTAATGTCAATTAACTCATAATTACTAAAACTCAATTAACActtaactaataataatatatagGTAAATCCAATCTTATTGAAGTCAAAGCCTAAAATTATAATGAGCAtagaaaatggagaaaaaaagagagcaaagcaTGCAGGGAGGTATGACAAAGACAACACACTGTATATTCCTTCGAGAAAGAAATGTGGGGTCTCCCTTAATACCATACCTCCCATTTCCAGAGAGTATCGCACGAGCACAACATTTGTGTACCCTTAGCTACTCCCTTTCCCCACTATGCTCTCTATTCTTATCTAGATCTCTCTTCAGTTTTGTTTAACCCAATCTCTCTTTTATCTATGACTTACCTCTACCTTATAATCGTATttaagtatattatatatattaatttatacatatttatggTTTCTTTTTTCTCCCTTTATTTGTAACTCCTTTCTATTTGCTTTTTAATGTGTAAAAGGGGATGTCCTTTTCTCTCTTTATGAAGGGGAGGGGGGTAGGAGAGAGAGACAGAGAGAGGAGAATCCAAGATAATAATGATATAAACAGTGAGTCCAAACAAAAAGGGCGATTGAAGAAATGTGCTTTAACGTAAGCCATTTGATGATAATTTTTATTCCCTTTTCTCTGACCAGTATTCCTCTCTACTTTTACTAAACACTCTACAGTTACCATTGGAATTGGACACAGTATTTTCCTTTCCTTCTTTTCTCTTCGTTCACACTcgatataaataaaaaatcaaagtatttaataaataaaatataaaaagtaatactaataaaaaaatacaattttaatttaataataaactataaataaaaaaaattatactcgATTAATTCCTGATGtgaattcaataatttttttattagatatAAATGCATCTCAATTCATAATTTCTTCTCACAAACTCTTACATAACAAATTAAATGCGGACACACAGTCTAGTTAATTACTAGCTTTGAGTTCATTAATACATCAAATCAAATGAAATCATaggaataataatttttattcactCCAGGTTTACTTTGCTAGTCAAAGCCTAATCCATGTTATTTCTGATTATTACACTGGTTTAATCTCACTTCATTGCATCTTCTTTGGACCCAAAATTATTATGTTGACCAAGAAAGGATGGGTGGATTATTGGCAATAATAACACAGCTGCAAGGGCTAAAAACGTGGTTTTACTTTCATCAAACATCAAGATTACACTTGATTATAATGTTGAAAACTCAATCTGTAATCTGGGTATACAAAATAATGAAGTttcattagaaaaatataaaataaaagggaaCATAAGCATGCATATAAGAGAGTCAGGTCACATTCTAGTAAATAATTAAGTTGAAACATAAAAACATGAGGTCATAAAATCAAATATAGAAAAGGTTAATCAAAACAAAGCCTTTTCAACGGTTACAGAAATGAAATCCCAGTTTCAGTCAAAAGAGCATATTGTTGGTAATATCCGACAAAATCagagctttttctttttcttctttccaaCATATGTCCCTGTTTTCACTTTCAACCGTTCGATGTTTCAAAGGCAAAGTCAAGTTGCAATCTTGTAATTATTTGTTAATTCAATGCCCATTTCCCCATTACCATCTATTTATACACTCTCTGATCAACTCTCTCACCCTACCATCTTCACTTCAATAGTTgcaaaaaagggggaaaaaatacatacatttttcttcttctctgtgGGAAAATCCCACTAATATTTGAAAATTTCTGTAATCTAATGATTACATTTAGGTATCTTACTATACATTTCACTCATATTTTATTGTCAGTTTAAGATTTGGATCTTTTCATGCATGTTGTTTTGTTAATTAGTCTCTCATTTTGATTGAATATATAGGTTCATgcacatatataatatatgtgaTAAAGTATAACCTTTTGTTTaattgatatatgtatgtatgtattgatCATTCTTTTTTTGCCTTTCCAAACAGCTTGGGATCCCTGGAGTTATATCTAAGATCATCTAAGGTATCATCACAGTAAAGATATGGCAAAAACAGGAGCTCAAGCAAGTCCAGTTGTAGTGTTCTCCATGTTCATGTTGTTCATAGTCTTGTTTTTCAGTTTTGTCGTGTCTGATAATGGTAAAGAAGTTGAGATTCTTCTGTCTTTCAAGTCTTCGATCTATGACCCTTCTGGTTTCCTTTCAAACTGGGATTCCTCAGCCACTTTTTGCCAGTGGCACGGCGTCACTTGCTATAATAATCTCTCTCATGTCGACAAACTGGATCTTTCTGCTAAAAACTTAACTGGTAAATTAGTTTCCTCCTCGATTTTCCATTTGCCTTTTATTCAAACTTTGAACATCTCCAACAATCAGTTTTACGGTGAAATTCCCGAAGATatgttttcttcttcatcttcttcacttCGGTTTCTCAACCTTAGTAACAATAATTTCACCGGTCAAATACCAAGCGGTTCCATTCCTGGTCTCGAGGTATTGGATCTTTCAAACAATATGCTTTCCGGGAAAATCCCACCAGAAATCGGATCGTTTTATAGTCTAAAATTTCTTGATCTGGGTGGGAATGTTTTGGTTGGGGAAATTCCAGTCTCGATAACAAACATCACCAGTTTGCAGTTCTTGACTTTGGCTTCAAATCAATTAGTCGGCCCCATTCCACATGGATTAAGCAAAATGAAGAGCTTGGAGTGGATATACGTTGGCTACAACAATCTGTCGGGTCAAATTCCTGAAGAAATTGGTATGTTGACTTCCTTGAATCATCTTGATCTTGTCTACAACAATCTCACCAGTGAAATCCCATCATCCCTGGGGAATCTCAGCGACCTTCAGTATCTTTTCCTTTACCAAAACAAGCTTACAGGTTCGATTCCAGACTCCATTTTTGGACTCAAAAAGCTGGTTTCTCTCGATCTTAGTGATAATTCATTATCTGGTGAGATCTCTGAGCTCGTAATTCACTTACAAAACTTGGAGATTCTTCATCTTTTCGGCAACATCTTTACGGGTAAAATCCCCAAGGCTTTAACCTCTTTGCCTCGTCTTCAAGTCCTTCAGCTTTGGTCCAACAGATTGTCAGGTGAGATTCCAGAAAGTCTTGGAAAGAATAATAATCTCACAATTCTCGACCTCTCAACAAATAATCTCACGGGTCGGATACCAGATGGACTTTGCAGTTCGGGTCGGCTTTTTAAGCTCATTCTTTTCTCAAATTCGCTTGAAAGTGCCATTCCAAAGAATTTGAGCACTTGCACGAGTTTGCAGCGAGTAAGGCTTCAAAAAAATCGTCTGTCAGGCGAGTTATCCTCGGAGTTCACGAAGCTGCCTCTCGTCTACTTCTTGGATGTCTCGAACAACGATCTCTCCGGCAACATTGGAGACCAAGAATGGGACATTCCGGCTCTTGAAATGTTGAGTTTGGCAGGAAACAGATTTTCCGGAAGGTTGCCTAACTCATTCGGGAGCCAAAAGATTGAGGACCTGGACTTGTCAGGGAACGGATTTTCAGGTACAATTCCACGTAGTTTCGGAAGTTTAACGGAGCTCATGCAATTCAGCCTATCTGGAAACAAGCTAATCGGTGAAATCCCCAAGGAATTATCTTCATGCAAGAAGCTCGTGAGTCTAGACTTGAGCCATAACCAACTCAGTGGCCAAATTCCATCAGGTTTCGCTGAAATGCCAGTTCTTAGTCAGCTTGACTTGTCGGACAATCAATTATCTGGTGAAGTTCCACCGCAGTTGGGGAAGATGGAATCACTGATTCAGGTGAATGTTTCTCACAACCATTTACATGGTAGTTTACCATCTACCGGGGCCTTTCTCGCTATAAATTCAAGTGCAGTTTCGGGTAATGATCTTTGTGGTGGAGCTGAAACGAGCGCTTTACCACCATGCAAGAAGGTTAAGAATCTGAATTGGTGGTTCTATGTTGCTTGCTCGCTCGTTGCTTTAGTTTTGCTTGCGTTTGCTGCTTTTGGCTTCATATTCATTCGAAAAAGAAACAATTTGGAGCTGAAGAGAGTGGAAAACGAAGATGGAATCTGGGAATTACAGTTCTTTGATTCCAACGTTTCAAAGTCAGTAACAGTCGATGATATTACACTCTCTGCAAAACAAGTAAATGGTATTTGCAGAGGCAATAAATCGTCTGCAAATGATTTCCAATTCGTGGTGAAAGAAATGAACGACGTCAACTCAATTCCATCGAGTTTTTGGTCTGAAATCAAACAACTCGGCAAGCTTCAGCATCCAAATCTTGTTAATCTGATCGGAACATGCCGGTCGGACAAGAATGCATATTTGGTTTACGAGTACATAAAAGGGAAACTTTTAAGTGAAATCCTTCACGAATTAACCTGGGAAAGACGGCGTCAAATCGCCATGGGGATTGCCAAAGCTCTAAAGTTTTTGCATTCTTACTGTTCACCAAGTATAATTGTGGGAGACATGTCGCCGGAGAGAGTTATCGTCGACGGAAAAGATGAACCTCGCCTACGATTAAGGCTTCCCGGGCTACTTTCAACGGAAAACAAAGCCTTCATTTCTTCGGAGTACGTTGCCCCAGGTACGTGaacaataataatacataatagtatagacttttttttttaattgaaaatttcccCGTTTAACTGTGAGAATAATAGTGCAATGTCAACTTAATTATGTAATCCTGTCGCATATGAAAATTTTTTCTTGGCAATTTATAATTAGTCAAAGCAGAAATTATGAGATATTATTATGTCTGGCTCTTAGATACTTCAAACAATAACTTTAAAGCattttatcataatttattttataaaagaatatatatgaatCTTAATGGTTAGGTGCTTAGACACTTGAACTTCAACAAGGTTTTACATATTAAAGGAAAGCAATTTATTCATATATTAGATATTGagttaataatatttttctacaAATCCATGCACGTGCAGGTTGctaatgtatgtatatttttttttattttcttttctcctatAATATATTTGGCAGAAACCAGAGAAAGCAAAGATATGAGTGAAAAGAGTGATATATATGGATTCGGCCTGATTCTGATAGAATTATTAACGGGGAAAAGCCCTGCGGATGCTGAATTTGGAGATCAGCACCAAAGCATGGTAGAGTGGGCCCGTTATTGCTACTCAGATTGTCATCTTGATATGTGGGTTGATCCCATGATCAGGCCAGGCCATGCATCCGACGTCAACCACAACCAGATTGTCGAAACGTTGAGCCTAGCTCTCCATTGCACCGCGGGTGACCCCACCGCTCGCCCCTCCGCAACCGATGTATCCAAAACTCTACAGTCTGCTTTCAGAATAACTTCCTGTGTTTCAACCCTAAAGCTCTCTTCATCTGTTTAGGCttcttaataattatatattatatatagcaTGATTTTGTTCAGAATTTTtgttttttgggttaatttcctTTTTGGTTTCATGGTTTCTAGTTGtaagttattaaaatattgtCGTCGTCACTCAAATGTTTTGTTTGATGGTATGCTAAATACATCCTATTGAGTGTAAAAATGTACATAAATTAAATGCAATTATATATGAATTACAATTTTTGTTTCTGCACAGATTGTagagtataaatatatatatatatctttggaGGTCTTCTATATGCATCCATGGCTCaaagatttaaaaagaaatacccaTAGCCTGTAATAAATGAAGTACTTATAAATGTTAAATCTAgtgttagattttaaaaatctaattataCGAAGGGTTACTAGCAAGTAAGTGGATATACCACTGGCAAACCCACTCTTTGGGGTGAAAAAAGATATTGAAATCCCATTTTTTGGAATGGAAGAGAAAACCTGATATGCAGAGACCATTGTTTTCCTTTTTATCTTCTTTTACAGCTTGTTTTTTAGATATTGAAAATGGCATATAAGGATCAGACAGAATTCACATGGATTTGGGACTCAACACCATGGCCTACtccatttccatttccttttGTCTTCCCTTATTCTTGTAGTAATTTTGACCCTTTTTACAC
The sequence above is drawn from the Gossypium hirsutum isolate 1008001.06 chromosome A05, Gossypium_hirsutum_v2.1, whole genome shotgun sequence genome and encodes:
- the LOC107943495 gene encoding leucine-rich repeat receptor-like serine/threonine-protein kinase SKM1; the encoded protein is MAKTGAQASPVVVFSMFMLFIVLFFSFVVSDNGKEVEILLSFKSSIYDPSGFLSNWDSSATFCQWHGVTCYNNLSHVDKLDLSAKNLTGKLVSSSIFHLPFIQTLNISNNQFYGEIPEDMFSSSSSSLRFLNLSNNNFTGQIPSGSIPGLEVLDLSNNMLSGKIPPEIGSFYSLKFLDLGGNVLVGEIPVSITNITSLQFLTLASNQLVGPIPHGLSKMKSLEWIYVGYNNLSGQIPEEIGMLTSLNHLDLVYNNLTSEIPSSLGNLSDLQYLFLYQNKLTGSIPDSIFGLKKLVSLDLSDNSLSGEISELVIHLQNLEILHLFGNIFTGKIPKALTSLPRLQVLQLWSNRLSGEIPESLGKNNNLTILDLSTNNLTGRIPDGLCSSGRLFKLILFSNSLESAIPKNLSTCTSLQRVRLQKNRLSGELSSEFTKLPLVYFLDVSNNDLSGNIGDQEWDIPALEMLSLAGNRFSGRLPNSFGSQKIEDLDLSGNGFSGTIPRSFGSLTELMQFSLSGNKLIGEIPKELSSCKKLVSLDLSHNQLSGQIPSGFAEMPVLSQLDLSDNQLSGEVPPQLGKMESLIQVNVSHNHLHGSLPSTGAFLAINSSAVSGNDLCGGAETSALPPCKKVKNLNWWFYVACSLVALVLLAFAAFGFIFIRKRNNLELKRVENEDGIWELQFFDSNVSKSVTVDDITLSAKQVNGICRGNKSSANDFQFVVKEMNDVNSIPSSFWSEIKQLGKLQHPNLVNLIGTCRSDKNAYLVYEYIKGKLLSEILHELTWERRRQIAMGIAKALKFLHSYCSPSIIVGDMSPERVIVDGKDEPRLRLRLPGLLSTENKAFISSEYVAPETRESKDMSEKSDIYGFGLILIELLTGKSPADAEFGDQHQSMVEWARYCYSDCHLDMWVDPMIRPGHASDVNHNQIVETLSLALHCTAGDPTARPSATDVSKTLQSAFRITSCVSTLKLSSSV